From a single Nicotiana tabacum cultivar K326 chromosome 8, ASM71507v2, whole genome shotgun sequence genomic region:
- the LOC107771233 gene encoding uncharacterized protein LOC107771233: MKEFEFHTKCKGMKLNHLCFADDLLLFYKGNYQSAMLMLRGLQAFSNASGLTTNAGKSNIFSANTVKQELEDLCETTGYKKGALPFRYLGVPFAATKLSAMDCENIAQKADNLWVKWVDHVYMKGVQWKQYKPLVECSWYWRRICSIKDKVKDGYKGNDWQKGGGKYTIQEGYKWMKGEMEDWPWARWIWSNVNIPKHSIICWLAVRQRLLTRERLEKVGVCTETRCEICGESKETIQHLFFECKFSNECLKLLLKWLGKGIQEPDIENVWKKLTRNVKGKMSRKFITATISALIYKIRMVRNKAVWNNKVMHPELICKQIKQECKIKLKMQNIRKEGRNSRNWLEQLYVTD, translated from the exons ATGAAGGAGTTTGAATTTCACACAAAATGCAAAGGAATGAAGCTTAATCATCTTTGTTTTGCTGATGACCTACTGCTGTTTTATAAAGGTAACTATCAGTCAGCAATGTTGATGCTAAGGGGTCTACAAGCTTTCTCAAATGCTTCAGGATTGACAACAAATGCAGGCAAGTCAAACATATTTAGTGCAAATACGGTAAAGCAAGAGTTGGAAGACTTGTGTGAGACTACTGGGTACAAGAAAGGAGCATTACCATTTAGGTATTTGGGGGTTCCATTTGCAGCAACAAAGTTATCTGCTATGGATTGTGAG AATATTGCTCAAAAGGCTGACAACTTATGGGTCAAATGGGTGGATCATGTATATATGAAAGGAGTTCAATGGAAGCAGTATAAGCCACTAGTAGAATGTAGCTGGTACTGGAGAAGAATATGCAGTATAAAAGATAAAGTAAAAGATGGATATAAGGGGAATGATTGGCAAAAGGGAGGGGGAAAATACACAATACAAGAAGGATACAAATGGATGAAAGGGGAGATGGAAGACTGGCCGTGGGCTAGATGGATATGGAGTAATGTAAACATCCCTAAACATAGCATAATATGCTGGTTAGCAGTTCGACAGAGACTGCTGACAAGAGAAAGACTAGAAAAGGTAGGTGTATGCACAGAGACAAGATGTGAAATATGTGGAGAAAGCAAGGAAACAATACAACACCTCTTCTTTGAATGCAAGTTTTCGAATGAATGTTTGAAGCTGCTGTTGAAATGGTTAGGCAAGGGAATTCAAGAACCAGATATCGAAAATGTATGGAAGAAATTGACGAGGAATGTGAAAGGTAAAATGAGCAGAAAGTTTATTACAGCAACAATATCGGCACTGATATACAAAATACGGATGGTTCGAAATAAGGCAGTATGGAACAATAAGGTGATGCATCCAGAGTTGATATGCAAGCAGATCAAGCAGGAATGCAAAATCAAATTGAAGATGCAGAATATAAGGAAAGAAGGCAGAAACAGTAGGAACTGGCTAGAACAATTGTATGTAACAGATTAG